In Liquorilactobacillus hordei DSM 19519, the following proteins share a genomic window:
- a CDS encoding glycoside hydrolase family 1 protein: MYKSSFPKEFPKEFLWGGATAANQIEGAWNVDGKGLTTAEVVRKADDRKKMSMNVVDAKSIKEATNDLTTVNYPKRRGVDFYHHYKEDIKLFAEMGFKVFRFSIAWARIFPQGDEQQANEKGLAFYDRVLDELEKYNIEPLITLSHYEMPLALTQKQNGWLDRRTIADFTHYTEVVFKHYRGRVRYWLSFNEINTGTWGFHETGVVDSHLKKQEQENVRYQALHHQLVASAIATKQLHEIDPEAKMGCMLARMQTYSATCKPEDVRAAQLEDQKNLFFTDVQARGEYPEFMNRYFSENGIQIKMAAHDQQVLAESPVDFVSFSYYMTTVTSAIAEEEVNGNMSTGGRNKYLEESDWGWQIDPVGLRITLNEMWDRYRKPLFIVENGLGALDKLESGKIHDDYRINYLRKHIEQMKQAIKDGVQLMGYTMWGPIDLISFSTSEMSKRYGFIYVDQDDEGNGSLKRIKKDSFYWYKKVILSNGEDLA, from the coding sequence ATGTATAAATCAAGTTTTCCAAAAGAATTTCCAAAAGAGTTTCTATGGGGTGGTGCGACTGCTGCCAATCAAATTGAAGGAGCTTGGAATGTTGATGGCAAAGGCTTGACCACTGCAGAAGTTGTAAGAAAAGCAGACGATCGTAAGAAAATGTCAATGAATGTAGTTGATGCTAAATCAATAAAAGAAGCGACTAATGATCTGACAACGGTTAACTATCCAAAGCGTCGCGGAGTTGATTTCTATCACCATTATAAAGAAGATATCAAACTTTTTGCGGAAATGGGTTTCAAAGTGTTTCGTTTTTCGATTGCGTGGGCACGCATTTTCCCACAGGGGGATGAACAACAGGCAAATGAAAAGGGATTAGCATTTTATGACCGTGTTTTGGATGAACTGGAAAAATATAATATTGAACCACTAATTACACTTTCTCATTATGAGATGCCACTTGCGCTTACGCAAAAACAAAATGGTTGGCTGGATCGTAGAACGATTGCTGATTTTACCCATTATACTGAAGTCGTTTTTAAACATTATCGTGGGCGTGTTCGGTATTGGTTGAGTTTTAATGAGATTAACACGGGAACTTGGGGTTTTCATGAAACAGGTGTCGTTGATAGTCATTTAAAGAAACAAGAACAGGAAAATGTCCGCTATCAAGCACTTCATCATCAACTGGTTGCTAGTGCAATTGCCACTAAACAACTGCATGAAATTGATCCAGAGGCAAAGATGGGATGTATGCTAGCAAGAATGCAAACATATTCAGCAACATGTAAGCCAGAAGATGTTCGTGCAGCACAGTTGGAAGATCAGAAAAATTTATTTTTTACTGATGTACAGGCACGCGGTGAGTACCCAGAATTCATGAACAGATATTTTTCTGAAAATGGAATTCAGATAAAAATGGCTGCTCATGACCAGCAAGTTCTGGCGGAATCGCCAGTTGATTTTGTGAGTTTCAGTTATTATATGACAACTGTTACCAGTGCTATAGCCGAAGAAGAAGTCAATGGTAATATGTCAACGGGTGGTCGTAATAAGTATCTTGAAGAATCTGACTGGGGCTGGCAGATTGATCCTGTTGGTTTGCGAATTACTTTGAATGAGATGTGGGATCGTTATCGAAAACCATTATTTATTGTTGAAAACGGTCTTGGTGCTTTAGACAAACTCGAAAGCGGTAAAATTCATGATGATTATCGAATTAATTATCTGAGAAAACACATCGAACAAATGAAGCAGGCTATCAAAGACGGTGTTCAACTTATGGGCTATACGATGTGGGGGCCAATTGACCTCATTAGTTTTTCAACTTCAGAAATGTCCAAACGTTATGGATTTATCTACGTTGACCAGGATGATGAAGGCAATGGGTCATTGAAGCGGATAAAAAAAGATTCTTTTTATTGGTATAAGAAAGTTATTCTTTCGAATGGCGAAGACTTAGCGTAA
- a CDS encoding methyl-accepting chemotaxis protein has product MHTSTINILQKLANEDVFSGKKYQLNQIKQVLRIVKESNSNIKGIGFRTSDGQMVASGKISGSTGSAKSSWYKNATLSKGAVTWTAPYKDKKSKQMIRTASLQVKNMNGQVGVLAINLSYHNIEEAIAALKIGRTGSVTLIDDEGTVIASKGKSKKYTFKSGQSIKQKEIFKEIKQAVGNRGVIQLNTESNIKVYFNKGQTGDHTVWSFAAVDQSDLNTELNGLILNFLVFAIIIILATLLFSFYVSKILKAMAQVFISEFKNAGQSKFTRIKASNNKNVFNLLIKPEKLGYKMAEPNKNGQELNQIAYYFNEMVDSIGKAIGNVQEESRTVANKSNSLLDLSMQTNKATEEVTQAITGIAQVTTSQAQETSESVAHLKRLSGIISVMHQNVKRMNESSNNAATLNKHNLKLTDQVSTNWAQELNKMEELEKSTSNLNARVQNINKIVSTIDGISRQTNLLALNASIEAAGAGEAGKGFAVVATEIRKLSNQSKDSTKGISVILEKIKADSEEMVQKMGDSITGGRQQTKLIDQAIDSSKNVFAVNQKLIQDIQEIEKASNEIQKAHEQIDGNLENISASTEENSAGTEEVSANSEEVLATMENFTEHVAELQKTADNLKQIVIAFKFEK; this is encoded by the coding sequence ATTCATACATCAACTATTAATATCTTACAGAAATTAGCTAATGAAGATGTTTTTAGTGGCAAGAAATATCAACTTAATCAAATAAAACAAGTATTAAGAATAGTCAAAGAAAGCAATTCAAATATTAAAGGAATTGGATTTAGAACAAGTGATGGTCAGATGGTTGCATCTGGTAAAATTTCAGGAAGTACAGGGTCAGCGAAGAGTTCTTGGTATAAGAATGCTACACTTTCTAAAGGTGCAGTGACGTGGACTGCACCTTATAAGGATAAAAAGTCAAAACAAATGATTAGAACTGCTTCATTGCAAGTTAAAAATATGAACGGTCAGGTGGGAGTTTTAGCTATCAATCTCTCGTACCATAATATTGAAGAAGCAATCGCTGCATTAAAAATTGGTCGAACAGGTAGTGTGACATTAATAGATGATGAAGGAACTGTTATTGCCTCAAAAGGGAAATCTAAGAAATATACTTTTAAAAGTGGACAAAGTATTAAGCAAAAAGAAATTTTCAAAGAAATTAAGCAAGCAGTGGGCAATCGAGGAGTAATACAGCTAAATACAGAAAGCAATATAAAAGTTTATTTTAATAAGGGGCAAACAGGTGATCACACTGTCTGGTCTTTTGCGGCAGTTGATCAGAGTGACTTAAATACAGAATTGAACGGACTAATTTTAAATTTTCTAGTGTTTGCTATTATTATAATTTTAGCTACGCTGCTATTTAGTTTCTATGTAAGTAAGATATTAAAGGCAATGGCACAGGTATTCATTAGTGAGTTTAAAAATGCTGGGCAAAGTAAATTTACTAGAATTAAAGCTAGTAATAACAAAAACGTGTTTAATTTGTTAATCAAACCAGAGAAGTTAGGTTATAAAATGGCTGAACCAAATAAAAATGGACAAGAGCTCAATCAAATTGCATATTATTTTAATGAAATGGTTGATTCAATAGGTAAAGCAATTGGAAATGTGCAAGAAGAAAGTAGGACAGTTGCAAATAAATCAAATTCGTTGTTAGATCTCTCAATGCAAACAAATAAAGCAACGGAAGAAGTGACACAAGCAATTACTGGAATCGCACAGGTTACAACCTCTCAAGCACAAGAAACTTCTGAAAGTGTTGCACATCTAAAAAGATTATCAGGCATTATTAGTGTAATGCACCAGAACGTGAAGCGAATGAATGAAAGTTCAAATAATGCAGCTACACTAAATAAGCATAATTTAAAACTTACGGATCAAGTCTCAACTAATTGGGCTCAGGAATTGAACAAAATGGAAGAGTTAGAAAAAAGCACTAGTAATTTAAATGCACGAGTGCAAAACATTAACAAAATTGTTTCAACCATTGATGGAATTTCACGACAAACAAATCTATTAGCTCTAAATGCTTCAATTGAGGCTGCGGGAGCCGGTGAAGCAGGAAAAGGGTTTGCGGTTGTCGCTACTGAAATTCGAAAATTATCAAATCAAAGTAAGGATTCAACGAAAGGAATTAGTGTAATACTGGAGAAAATAAAAGCAGATTCTGAAGAGATGGTCCAGAAAATGGGTGATTCAATTACTGGTGGAAGACAACAAACTAAATTAATTGACCAAGCAATCGATTCTTCAAAAAATGTTTTTGCAGTGAATCAAAAGTTGATTCAAGACATTCAAGAAATAGAAAAAGCAAGTAATGAAATTCAGAAAGCACATGAACAGATTGATGGCAATTTAGAAAATATTTCGGCTTCAACTGAGGAGAACTCAGCCGGAACAGAAGAAGTCTCAGCTAACTCAGAAGAAGTTCTTGCAACAATGGAGAACTTCACTGAGCACGTAGCCGAATTACAAAAAACGGCAGATAATTTGAAGCAGATTGTAATAGCTTTCAAATTTGAAAAGTAA